A region of Paenibacillus sp. 37 DNA encodes the following proteins:
- a CDS encoding Na+/H+ antiporter subunit A has protein sequence MSLLHVAVILPFAAGILLAMLHRFFRKNHLGWPVLLVPALLFVYFASLIPAVSQRNTVAGNIPWIPSLDIGFNLYLDGLSLMLTLLITGIGVLVVLYSIFYMDMKEALNRFYLYLLMFMGAMLGVVLSDNMIVLYGFWELTSITSFLLIAFHYKRKASTSGAQKSFLITVFGGFAMLTGFMMMYLITGTFSIRATIAGLGQFQESALFLPALILILIGAFTKSAQFPFHIWLPDAMEAPTPVSAYLHSATMVKAGLYVVARFTPIFGGQGLWFWLVTGVGLLTLCYGSFLAVKKNDLKAILAYSTISQLGLIMSLLGVGSAALYFGYGESSAMYTVAITAALLHLFNHATFKAALFMVVGIVDHETGTRDIRKLGGLASFMPITFTVALIGSLAMAGIPPFNGFLSKELFFQAMVEVTHLRIFGLGSWSVLLPVFAWLASVFTLIYALIIVFKTFLGRSQSEIPAEKLHEAPAGMLIPPVVLGVLVVVFGLFPNLLAGSLIEPAMAAVLPSLLNGNERFDVHFSLWHGWTPELIMTIGVVILGITLYKLLPRWRNIYEHYPQGLTINNMYHVVLDNLQHYARKWTEAYMNGSVRNYLVYIFSFTVALLVYAFFRSGENITWNLQGNAPFSFYEVVLLVTLIGAAVSIPFAKNRLSAVIMTGAVGYIVTLLFVLFRAPDLALTQMIVETVSVALFLLCFYHLPELQRGKSSRSYLTVNMIVAIAVGVVMTFVALAASGTASLDSISTFFLQEAYESAGGKNVVNVLLVDFRGFDTLLEIMVLGVASLSIYSMINLNLEAKDLGARLKFRKKDESQDSEPALDDEADNTKKYGNRERSSSSWDTVPLQSNDVLLQTTTKVVVFIILTFAMHLFFAGHHNPGGGFIGGLVTAAALVLIALAFSTDTIRKALPVDFRVLTGIGLGIALLTGAGSFIFGVPFLSQTFGYFELPLLGETELATAMLFDLGVYLAVLGVTMTIILQIGEDR, from the coding sequence TTGAGCCTGCTTCATGTTGCTGTTATTCTGCCTTTTGCCGCTGGCATTCTTCTTGCCATGCTGCATCGTTTCTTCCGTAAAAACCATTTGGGATGGCCGGTTCTCCTTGTCCCGGCACTATTATTTGTATACTTTGCGAGTCTCATACCCGCTGTGTCACAGCGCAATACCGTAGCCGGAAATATCCCATGGATTCCTTCACTAGACATTGGATTTAACCTTTATCTGGACGGTCTGAGCCTCATGTTGACACTGCTAATCACCGGAATCGGTGTCCTCGTTGTTCTCTACTCCATCTTCTACATGGATATGAAAGAAGCGCTGAACCGTTTCTACCTGTATCTGTTGATGTTCATGGGAGCCATGTTGGGCGTGGTGTTGTCTGATAATATGATCGTGCTCTACGGATTCTGGGAATTGACCAGTATTACGTCGTTCCTGTTGATTGCATTCCATTACAAACGTAAAGCCTCGACTTCAGGAGCACAAAAATCATTCCTGATTACGGTATTTGGCGGTTTCGCCATGCTTACCGGATTCATGATGATGTATCTCATTACCGGAACGTTCAGTATTCGTGCAACCATTGCAGGATTGGGCCAGTTTCAGGAAAGCGCACTATTTCTACCCGCACTTATCTTGATCCTGATTGGAGCTTTCACCAAGTCAGCTCAGTTCCCGTTTCATATCTGGTTGCCGGATGCCATGGAAGCTCCAACACCTGTTAGTGCCTATCTTCACTCAGCCACCATGGTCAAGGCCGGACTGTACGTTGTGGCCCGGTTTACACCGATCTTCGGTGGACAGGGACTCTGGTTCTGGCTCGTTACTGGCGTTGGTCTTCTGACTTTGTGTTATGGATCATTCCTGGCGGTGAAAAAAAACGACCTCAAAGCGATTCTCGCCTATTCGACCATCTCTCAACTTGGTCTGATCATGTCCCTCTTAGGGGTTGGATCTGCTGCTCTCTACTTCGGATATGGCGAGTCCTCTGCGATGTACACCGTGGCAATAACCGCTGCGCTGCTTCACCTGTTTAATCATGCGACCTTCAAGGCCGCTCTGTTCATGGTCGTAGGGATTGTTGATCATGAAACGGGTACACGTGACATTCGGAAGCTCGGTGGACTTGCTTCATTCATGCCAATTACATTCACCGTGGCATTGATCGGTTCACTTGCCATGGCGGGTATTCCGCCGTTCAACGGATTCCTAAGCAAGGAGTTATTCTTCCAGGCGATGGTGGAAGTCACGCATCTGCGAATCTTTGGACTTGGGTCCTGGAGTGTTCTATTGCCGGTATTCGCTTGGCTTGCAAGTGTGTTTACCCTGATCTATGCGCTTATTATCGTGTTCAAAACATTCCTCGGTCGTAGCCAAAGCGAGATCCCTGCCGAGAAGCTGCACGAAGCGCCCGCTGGTATGCTCATTCCGCCCGTTGTTCTAGGTGTTCTTGTCGTTGTATTCGGACTCTTCCCGAATCTGCTGGCCGGATCACTGATTGAACCGGCAATGGCCGCTGTGCTTCCATCCCTCTTGAATGGGAATGAGCGCTTCGATGTACATTTCTCCCTGTGGCATGGATGGACTCCGGAACTGATTATGACGATCGGAGTTGTGATTCTCGGAATCACTCTCTACAAGCTGTTGCCACGATGGAGGAATATTTATGAGCACTATCCACAAGGATTAACCATTAACAATATGTACCATGTTGTATTGGATAATCTCCAGCATTATGCACGCAAATGGACGGAAGCCTATATGAATGGCTCGGTCCGTAATTATCTGGTTTACATTTTTTCATTCACGGTCGCCTTGTTGGTCTATGCCTTCTTCCGTTCAGGAGAGAATATCACCTGGAATCTGCAGGGCAATGCACCTTTCTCATTTTATGAGGTCGTTCTGCTAGTCACGCTCATCGGTGCTGCGGTTTCAATTCCTTTTGCCAAAAACAGACTGTCGGCAGTCATTATGACGGGCGCGGTTGGTTACATCGTAACCCTGCTGTTTGTACTCTTCCGGGCGCCGGATCTGGCATTGACACAGATGATTGTTGAGACCGTATCCGTTGCATTGTTCCTGCTCTGCTTCTACCATCTGCCTGAATTGCAACGTGGCAAATCAAGCCGCAGTTATCTCACGGTAAATATGATCGTAGCGATTGCAGTCGGAGTTGTGATGACCTTTGTAGCTCTAGCTGCAAGCGGAACAGCATCACTGGACAGCATTTCTACCTTTTTCCTTCAGGAAGCGTATGAGTCTGCGGGTGGTAAAAATGTCGTGAACGTCTTATTGGTTGATTTCCGTGGCTTCGATACGTTATTGGAGATTATGGTGCTTGGCGTTGCTTCACTATCCATCTACTCCATGATTAATCTGAACCTCGAAGCAAAAGATCTGGGAGCTCGCTTGAAGTTCCGTAAGAAGGACGAAAGTCAGGATTCCGAACCTGCTCTGGATGATGAAGCGGACAATACGAAAAAGTATGGTAACCGGGAACGGAGCTCATCCTCCTGGGATACTGTACCCTTGCAGAGTAATGATGTATTGCTGCAAACGACCACCAAGGTCGTTGTGTTCATCATTCTGACATTTGCCATGCACCTGTTCTTTGCAGGACACCACAATCCGGGCGGAGGTTTTATCGGCGGCTTGGTAACAGCGGCAGCACTCGTATTGATTGCCCTGGCATTCAGTACGGATACGATACGCAAAGCGTTACCCGTTGACTTCCGTGTTCTAACAGGGATCGGATTGGGTATAGCGTTACTGACAGGTGCAGGTTCATTTATATTCGGAGTTCCATTCTTAAGCCAAACCTTCGGTTATTTCGAACTTCCTTTGCTGGGAGAAACAGAACTCGCCACGGCCATGCTGTTTGATCTTGGCGTGTATCTCGCTGTCCTGGGTGTCACCATGACCATCATTCTACAGATCGGGGAGGATCGCTGA
- a CDS encoding rhamnogalacturonan acetylesterase, translating into MGIGLGSNEGQVAVAATDNYRFDFGSGAVENGYTGVSAGDAYTPTKGYGFNTPAQMRNVSASGSGVKSDAVQFLTYGTKSTNTFNVNLSNGLYEVKVVLGNTARASVAAEGVYQIINMTGNGATDQFQIPVTDGQLNLLVTEGKTGTAFTLSALEIRKLSNQTVTNRTIYIGGDSTVCNYYPLGSSVQGGWGQLFPFYVNNSTFQVRNMASSGQFARGFRDDGQMEAILKYIKPGDYFILQFGINDTNAKNNTTEAQFKEIMRDMVRLAKNKGATVILSTPQGRATDFNTANVHQAENRWYNQSTRALAQEEGVTLVELNKLSSAYFTSIGPAATLALYMTGDSLHPNRQGAAELARIVAADLRRQGLNGF; encoded by the coding sequence ATGGGCATCGGTCTGGGAAGCAATGAAGGGCAAGTCGCCGTAGCGGCAACGGACAATTACAGATTTGATTTTGGTTCGGGTGCTGTTGAGAACGGTTACACAGGGGTGTCCGCAGGAGATGCCTATACGCCTACGAAAGGTTATGGCTTCAACACACCTGCACAGATGAGGAATGTGTCTGCCTCAGGAAGCGGGGTTAAGAGTGACGCTGTGCAGTTTCTGACGTACGGCACCAAGAGCACCAATACCTTCAATGTGAATCTGTCCAATGGCCTATATGAAGTTAAAGTGGTCCTTGGCAATACTGCCAGAGCCAGCGTGGCTGCAGAAGGTGTCTACCAGATCATCAATATGACGGGCAACGGGGCAACGGACCAGTTTCAAATTCCGGTGACTGACGGGCAATTAAACCTGCTGGTTACAGAAGGAAAGACAGGTACGGCCTTCACACTTAGTGCACTTGAAATCCGGAAGTTATCCAATCAGACCGTTACCAACCGCACGATCTACATTGGTGGTGATTCAACAGTTTGTAATTACTATCCGCTGGGTAGCAGTGTACAAGGAGGTTGGGGACAGCTGTTTCCGTTTTATGTGAACAATTCCACCTTCCAGGTTCGAAATATGGCGTCAAGTGGTCAATTTGCGAGAGGTTTCCGCGATGATGGTCAGATGGAAGCGATTCTGAAGTATATCAAGCCGGGAGACTATTTTATTTTGCAATTTGGAATTAACGATACCAATGCCAAGAATAATACAACGGAGGCGCAGTTCAAAGAGATTATGCGGGATATGGTGCGTCTGGCGAAAAACAAAGGAGCAACGGTTATCCTCTCCACGCCTCAGGGCCGGGCAACAGACTTTAATACAGCGAATGTACATCAAGCGGAGAACCGCTGGTACAATCAATCCACACGTGCACTCGCTCAGGAAGAGGGGGTTACCCTTGTTGAACTGAACAAGCTGAGTTCTGCCTATTTCACTTCAATTGGTCCTGCGGCAACACTTGCTCTGTATATGACAGGGGATAGTCTGCATCCGAATCGTCAAGGGGCTGCGGAGCTTGCACGTATTGTGGCTGCGGATCTAAGAAGACAGGGATTGAATGGATTCTGA
- a CDS encoding Na+/H+ antiporter subunit E: MAFQIVLNLIIAFVWMFLNNAWNGVGFLIGYLLGLLLIGGMRRFFPQRFYIVRVWAIFKLIALLFKELVRASIEVIRQIIKPKLDIRPGIFTYKTQLSSDWEVTLLCLLISLTPGSLPLEISGNQRKLFIHALDIKDEQKMRDNIQNTFEKAIMEVTR, translated from the coding sequence ATGGCCTTTCAGATTGTACTGAATCTTATCATTGCTTTTGTATGGATGTTTCTGAACAACGCCTGGAATGGTGTTGGTTTTCTCATAGGTTACCTGCTCGGACTGCTTCTCATCGGGGGGATGCGCAGATTCTTCCCCCAGCGCTTCTATATTGTTCGAGTCTGGGCCATCTTCAAACTGATTGCACTGCTGTTCAAGGAACTGGTGCGAGCCAGCATTGAGGTTATACGCCAGATTATCAAGCCCAAGCTCGACATAAGGCCCGGTATTTTTACGTATAAAACTCAATTGTCCTCGGATTGGGAGGTCACCCTGCTTTGTCTGCTTATTTCATTAACACCAGGTTCTCTGCCACTTGAGATCTCGGGTAATCAACGCAAACTGTTTATCCACGCGCTGGATATCAAGGATGAACAGAAAATGAGAGATAATATTCAAAACACATTCGAAAAAGCAATTATGGAGGTGACGCGTTAA
- a CDS encoding Na(+)/H(+) antiporter subunit C yields the protein MEILMCVAVGILFAVAVFLILSRSLLRIVLGMSILTHGVHLLLITMSRLKTGAPPLLGEMAERYVDPLPQALILTSIVINFGLTAFFFVLSYRSYLKLKTDDMEEVRGRPYE from the coding sequence ATGGAAATATTGATGTGCGTAGCCGTTGGCATTCTGTTTGCGGTTGCCGTCTTTTTAATCTTGTCGCGGAGCCTGCTCCGTATCGTACTTGGCATGTCCATACTAACCCATGGCGTGCATCTGCTCTTGATCACCATGTCACGTCTCAAAACCGGGGCACCACCACTGCTTGGGGAGATGGCTGAACGTTATGTCGATCCTCTTCCTCAGGCTTTGATACTAACTTCAATTGTAATTAATTTTGGACTCACTGCGTTCTTCTTTGTTCTCTCCTATCGTTCTTATCTGAAGTTAAAAACAGACGATATGGAAGAAGTAAGGGGGCGCCCATATGAATAA
- a CDS encoding diguanylate cyclase domain-containing protein codes for MSFKIRTVLTVIFAVLSLLVTLTIGSIFSQKSFVAVETEIGHSLTGTASQASDKLDRFMSARAGELDLLGQMASLEDGFQPDEIQMLLDQLQDSFPSFSWVGFMDPKGKVLAATDGILLGENLSERPVYQEGIKGKFIGDVHNAVLLAKLLPNPTGEPLQFVDISFPLKDSKGHIQGVLAAHLSWEWAKEVEESVLAPLKREEKDIEFFIVSKKERTVLLGPKEWIGKPLALPGIEEAQRNKSSWSIEEWPDGKEYVTGFAYSQGHLDYPGLGWTVVIRQVKSSAFASVFDLMWFNVWSGLAVTVLFALIGWFVSRLISAPLVRLTRVANRLRAGEELEIPAIKGIKEIEVLSRSLRDMLTSLMNKNSELVVMQNLAHFDQLTSLPNRTALEVYLEESLETESENHTLTFLYLDLDGFKRVNDTLGHQTGDVLLQKVAQRLSALGQEKGITVRLGGDEFLIVLQSVGSHPREEAMAYAEAIIQSLNKPFIIEYERIRIGCSIGGAEYPTNSDNPSEIIRMADEALYESKRAGKNRITFYSELKQDR; via the coding sequence ATGTCATTCAAAATTAGAACTGTGCTTACTGTCATCTTTGCTGTGTTATCCTTGCTGGTTACTCTGACGATTGGGTCTATTTTTAGCCAAAAGTCATTTGTTGCTGTAGAGACTGAGATTGGTCACTCGCTTACAGGCACGGCCTCACAGGCTTCGGACAAGCTGGATCGATTCATGTCCGCTCGCGCGGGTGAACTGGACCTGCTGGGTCAAATGGCTTCGTTGGAAGATGGATTTCAACCTGATGAGATTCAGATGCTGCTGGATCAGTTACAAGATAGCTTTCCCTCATTCTCATGGGTTGGATTCATGGACCCGAAGGGAAAAGTGTTAGCTGCCACGGATGGTATCTTGCTTGGGGAAAATTTATCAGAGCGACCTGTGTATCAGGAGGGAATCAAGGGTAAATTCATTGGAGATGTGCATAATGCAGTACTTCTTGCCAAGCTGCTTCCGAATCCAACGGGAGAGCCGTTGCAATTTGTTGATATCAGTTTTCCGCTGAAGGATAGCAAGGGCCATATTCAGGGTGTGCTCGCTGCACATTTAAGTTGGGAATGGGCGAAGGAAGTCGAAGAGTCCGTGCTTGCCCCATTGAAAAGGGAAGAAAAAGACATTGAGTTCTTTATCGTAAGCAAAAAGGAACGTACAGTGCTGTTGGGGCCGAAGGAATGGATCGGTAAACCGTTGGCATTGCCCGGCATCGAAGAGGCCCAGCGCAACAAAAGCAGCTGGTCCATTGAAGAGTGGCCAGATGGTAAAGAATATGTGACAGGGTTTGCCTACAGCCAGGGTCATCTGGATTATCCCGGATTAGGCTGGACCGTAGTCATTCGTCAAGTCAAGTCATCTGCTTTTGCTTCTGTGTTTGACCTGATGTGGTTTAATGTGTGGTCGGGACTCGCCGTTACCGTACTGTTTGCACTGATTGGCTGGTTTGTCTCACGTCTGATTTCTGCCCCACTTGTGCGTCTTACCAGAGTAGCCAATCGACTGCGTGCAGGGGAAGAGCTTGAAATTCCTGCGATTAAGGGGATTAAGGAGATTGAAGTGTTGTCCCGTTCGCTTCGGGATATGCTGACCTCTCTTATGAATAAAAACTCGGAGCTGGTCGTGATGCAGAATCTGGCGCATTTTGATCAGTTGACTAGTCTGCCGAATCGCACTGCCCTAGAAGTATATCTTGAGGAGTCTCTGGAGACTGAAAGTGAAAATCACACGCTGACTTTTCTCTATCTGGATCTCGATGGATTCAAACGGGTCAACGATACACTTGGACATCAGACTGGAGATGTGCTGCTACAGAAAGTGGCCCAGCGACTGTCTGCTCTTGGTCAGGAGAAGGGCATAACGGTCCGATTGGGCGGAGATGAATTCCTGATTGTACTTCAGTCTGTTGGAAGTCATCCGAGGGAAGAAGCCATGGCTTATGCTGAAGCCATCATTCAAAGTCTGAACAAGCCGTTTATTATCGAATACGAGCGAATTCGAATTGGATGTAGCATTGGAGGTGCTGAGTATCCAACCAACAGCGACAATCCAAGTGAGATTATCCGGATGGCGGACGAAGCTTTGTATGAGTCCAAACGTGCAGGCAAGAACAGAATAACATTTTATTCCGAGTTGAAGCAGGATCGTTAG
- the mnhG gene encoding monovalent cation/H(+) antiporter subunit G translates to MMEIVKVTTETAIGLLVLLGALLSALSAFGLIRLPDVYLRAHAATKSMTLGVFCVLSATFFYFWYFDNYISARLLLGILFVFITAPVAGHLNGRAAYRTDVPLWEQSVQDELEPLLKGKKVNHEAKDMME, encoded by the coding sequence ATGATGGAGATCGTTAAGGTAACCACTGAAACCGCTATAGGTTTACTCGTACTGCTCGGTGCACTACTCAGTGCACTCAGTGCATTCGGACTTATCCGTCTGCCTGATGTATATCTACGTGCCCATGCCGCAACCAAAAGTATGACACTTGGTGTGTTCTGTGTACTAAGCGCTACATTTTTCTACTTCTGGTACTTCGATAACTATATCAGTGCCCGCTTGTTGCTAGGTATTCTGTTTGTATTCATTACGGCTCCTGTCGCCGGACATCTGAACGGACGGGCCGCCTATCGCACAGATGTGCCACTCTGGGAGCAGAGCGTTCAAGATGAACTGGAACCCTTGTTAAAAGGTAAAAAAGTGAACCATGAAGCCAAGGATATGATGGAGTAA
- a CDS encoding Na(+)/H(+) antiporter subunit F1: MLSSLLFISLLILSLAILGCLYRVLRGPSMADRITALDTIGINVIAIVAVLSMMLQTQAYLDIILLIGILAFLSTVAFARYIERGAVFKNDGDR, translated from the coding sequence ATGTTATCCTCACTGTTGTTCATCTCATTGCTCATTCTCTCCTTAGCCATACTAGGGTGCTTGTACAGGGTGCTTCGGGGACCATCCATGGCTGATCGGATTACAGCATTGGATACCATTGGTATCAATGTGATTGCTATCGTTGCCGTACTGTCGATGATGTTGCAAACCCAGGCCTATCTGGATATCATCTTGCTGATTGGCATTCTGGCTTTTCTAAGTACAGTGGCATTTGCACGTTATATTGAACGGGGGGCGGTATTCAAAAATGATGGAGATCGTTAA
- a CDS encoding GGDEF domain-containing protein translates to MKGFHTHNSHIPTEYEFKHSKWIQKMLHAYWIVIIAHFAIQIGCFLFLEYDRTPIDFLMNVLFWPTAVSSSCILFASWVDRRFSSYSFYTMSIASTVIAWTIIHVNYDIRIILAICLLPIFASVLFFSKKRVWIVFLMQMTGYFLVLFDPAYRLYLSSFDMVSIPAFLILGTYVAQVIVTSGVEVLDDLQASMLAKQDLIVRNAIMTKQSKTDGLTNLYNQSSFKDYYEKAFEYANSGMSMHLALIDIDDFKSINDTYGHRVGDIILEKVSLIIQETITSSDIAARYGGEEFALLMFEQSFKQAYALVEQIRQKIALMGHLELEGASITVSIGLKSYSPNITKDKLFEEVDACLYAAKRTGKNKTVTSLDLTSSLAEKI, encoded by the coding sequence ATGAAAGGTTTCCATACGCACAATAGCCACATTCCAACAGAGTACGAGTTCAAACATTCCAAATGGATTCAAAAAATGCTCCATGCCTACTGGATAGTCATCATTGCACATTTCGCCATTCAGATTGGCTGTTTCCTGTTTCTGGAGTATGATCGTACACCGATAGATTTCTTGATGAATGTCCTGTTCTGGCCTACGGCCGTCAGCAGTTCATGCATTTTGTTCGCAAGTTGGGTTGATCGGCGCTTCAGTTCATATTCCTTTTACACCATGTCTATAGCCAGCACGGTTATCGCCTGGACAATTATTCATGTCAATTATGACATTCGGATTATATTAGCAATCTGTCTGTTGCCCATCTTTGCTTCGGTGCTGTTCTTCAGTAAAAAGAGAGTCTGGATTGTCTTTCTGATGCAGATGACTGGTTACTTTCTGGTTTTGTTCGATCCGGCCTACCGGTTGTACCTGTCTTCATTTGACATGGTATCCATTCCTGCTTTTCTAATCCTAGGTACATATGTAGCACAGGTTATCGTAACCAGCGGCGTTGAGGTGCTTGATGATCTTCAGGCCAGCATGCTTGCCAAGCAGGACCTTATTGTGCGAAATGCCATTATGACCAAACAGTCCAAAACAGACGGTTTAACCAACCTTTATAATCAAAGCTCATTCAAGGATTATTATGAAAAAGCATTTGAGTATGCCAACAGTGGCATGAGTATGCATCTGGCCCTGATCGATATTGATGACTTCAAATCCATTAATGATACGTATGGTCATCGGGTTGGAGACATCATTCTGGAGAAAGTGTCCCTGATCATTCAGGAAACCATTACCTCAAGTGATATTGCAGCACGGTACGGAGGCGAAGAGTTCGCCTTATTGATGTTTGAGCAATCTTTCAAGCAGGCCTATGCCTTGGTGGAACAGATTCGTCAGAAGATTGCCCTGATGGGCCATCTGGAACTTGAAGGAGCTTCCATCACCGTAAGTATCGGTCTCAAAAGCTACAGCCCTAATATAACCAAAGACAAATTGTTTGAGGAAGTGGATGCCTGTCTGTATGCCGCCAAACGAACAGGTAAAAATAAAACCGTAACATCACTTGACCTGACTTCGTCCTTGGCAGAGAAAATATAA
- a CDS encoding Na+/H+ antiporter subunit D, protein MNNLVVLPILLPLITGVLSLLFFRKTNIQRIISVIGLLFTAVVSTILITRVAQTGVLTLNMGGWAPPYGIVLVADMVSALLVVAASIIALACLLYAFRSVNKEREEHHFYPFFHFLIAGVNGSFLTGDLFNLFVCFELMLISSYALIVLGGTERQLRETIKYVLINIVSSALFVASIGFLYSITGTLNMADLSVKIAEVGQSGVITLIAVLFLIVFSIKAGLFLFFWLSGSYAAPPAVVTALFAGLLTKVGLYAIVRTFTLIFYHDPDFFHTLIGWMAGATMVLGVIGAISYRDVNKILIYNVVAGVGFVAFGMASASRPALEGLLFYMLHDMLIKTLLFLLGGALIAVAGTSKLDNMGGLIHRYPLLGWMFFISALALAGLPPFSGFPGKLLLFEGGLQAGLYGLTGIAVLSSLLMLYSVLRIFIQAFWGEPPAGVVRRPYAVNGLLIPAGILFVFIIVMGVGAEGMFQLTSRAGDILLHPNIYIDAVLKE, encoded by the coding sequence ATGAATAATCTCGTCGTTCTGCCGATTCTGTTGCCTTTAATTACAGGTGTTCTGTCTCTGTTATTTTTCCGGAAAACAAATATCCAGCGGATCATTAGTGTCATTGGACTGTTGTTTACAGCAGTGGTCTCAACGATACTCATTACGCGGGTAGCTCAGACTGGAGTTCTAACGCTTAATATGGGCGGATGGGCACCTCCCTATGGTATTGTGCTAGTAGCTGACATGGTATCGGCGCTACTTGTCGTCGCCGCTTCCATCATTGCACTGGCGTGTCTGCTGTATGCGTTCCGCAGTGTGAACAAGGAGCGAGAAGAACATCACTTCTATCCGTTCTTCCATTTTCTGATTGCAGGAGTTAACGGTTCATTCCTAACCGGAGATTTGTTCAACCTATTTGTTTGCTTTGAACTGATGCTCATCTCTTCCTATGCACTGATTGTATTGGGTGGCACGGAAAGACAGCTTCGGGAAACGATTAAATATGTCTTGATTAACATCGTTTCTTCAGCTCTTTTTGTCGCTTCCATCGGCTTCCTCTACTCCATAACTGGCACATTGAACATGGCAGACTTGTCCGTCAAAATTGCTGAAGTGGGACAGAGCGGAGTCATTACCTTAATTGCCGTTCTCTTTCTGATCGTATTTAGCATCAAGGCCGGGCTGTTCCTGTTCTTCTGGTTGTCGGGCTCTTATGCGGCACCACCTGCCGTCGTCACTGCATTGTTCGCAGGATTGCTTACCAAGGTTGGCTTGTACGCGATTGTGCGAACATTCACACTGATCTTCTATCATGATCCTGATTTCTTCCATACCCTGATCGGATGGATGGCTGGTGCTACGATGGTCCTTGGTGTCATCGGTGCGATCTCCTACCGCGATGTGAACAAAATTCTCATCTACAACGTGGTCGCAGGTGTAGGTTTTGTCGCTTTTGGTATGGCTTCGGCCAGTCGTCCTGCGCTGGAAGGTCTGCTCTTCTACATGCTGCATGACATGTTGATCAAAACATTGCTCTTCCTTCTCGGCGGAGCCTTGATTGCGGTTGCCGGAACATCCAAACTGGACAACATGGGCGGGCTGATCCATCGCTATCCGCTGCTCGGCTGGATGTTTTTCATTAGTGCACTTGCCTTGGCGGGCTTGCCTCCATTCAGTGGTTTTCCGGGGAAGTTGCTTCTCTTTGAAGGTGGCTTGCAGGCAGGCTTGTATGGTCTGACCGGCATTGCTGTGCTCTCCAGCTTATTAATGTTATATTCGGTACTGCGCATCTTCATACAAGCGTTCTGGGGTGAACCGCCTGCCGGGGTTGTAAGACGCCCTTACGCGGTGAACGGCCTGCTGATTCCTGCCGGAATTCTGTTTGTATTCATCATCGTAATGGGTGTGGGGGCTGAAGGCATGTTCCAATTGACCTCCCGCGCAGGCGATATTCTACTGCATCCCAATATTTATATTGATGCCGTATTGAAGGAGTAG